A single genomic interval of Aerosakkonema funiforme FACHB-1375 harbors:
- a CDS encoding cobalt-precorrin-6A reductase, with the protein MQYRVESTERLWLIGGTTESMQLAAAIAQAQLPCTISVTTETARSLYPDVPILRVWVGRLSPSEIGQFLLAQNIVAVLDASHPFAVEISQNAIAACSQLQIPYLRYERPRLQGENNAIVNSKLIQLDTFATLVAGNYLEGQRVLLTVGYKALPLFRPWQERSTLFTKVLPSSTSIEAAIAAGFTPDRIFAMRPPISADLEKALWRHWQISMVVTKASGASGGEDVKRSIADELGVTLVVIDPPAIEYPQVTSDLSEAIEFCQQNVDKI; encoded by the coding sequence TTGCAGTACCGAGTAGAATCAACTGAACGACTGTGGCTGATCGGTGGAACTACCGAAAGTATGCAGCTGGCAGCTGCGATCGCACAAGCTCAGCTGCCTTGCACTATTTCGGTAACTACGGAAACTGCGAGATCGCTCTATCCCGATGTGCCGATTTTGCGTGTCTGGGTGGGGCGTCTTTCCCCTTCGGAGATCGGGCAATTTTTGCTCGCCCAAAATATTGTGGCAGTACTTGATGCTTCTCATCCTTTTGCGGTGGAGATTTCTCAGAATGCGATCGCGGCTTGTTCCCAATTGCAAATCCCCTATCTGCGCTACGAACGCCCGCGTTTGCAGGGCGAGAATAATGCGATCGTCAATAGTAAACTGATTCAGTTAGATACTTTTGCTACGCTTGTGGCTGGGAATTATCTGGAAGGACAGCGAGTGCTGCTGACTGTCGGGTATAAAGCTTTACCTCTGTTTCGTCCTTGGCAAGAGCGATCGACTTTATTTACTAAGGTTTTACCTTCCAGTACTTCTATTGAAGCAGCAATAGCTGCTGGATTTACACCAGACCGAATTTTTGCTATGCGACCGCCAATTTCTGCCGATTTGGAAAAAGCTTTATGGCGTCATTGGCAGATTTCAATGGTAGTGACAAAAGCTTCCGGTGCTAGTGGCGGGGAAGATGTTAAGCGAAGCATAGCAGATGAATTAGGAGTAACTTTGGTAGTTATCGATCCGCCTGCGATCGAGTATCCGCAAGTTACTAGCGATTTGTCAGAGGCGATCGAGTTTTGTCAACAGAACGTAGACAAAATTTAA
- a CDS encoding SDR family NAD(P)-dependent oxidoreductase: MAPTLLITGASQGSGKATALLFARQGYDVVLAARQADRLEVVAQEIENLGRSALAVSTDVGNIEQVQTLVNKALENFGNIDVLINNAGICLTAPMERTSLSDWQQIMDTNFWGYVYTINAILPHFLERNTGTIVNVGSFGGKMPLPQMTAYCASKYAITGLTETLRLELAPKGIDVSAVHPGVINSDFMERAMFRGKDEAEIESRRQQIKKVLESSWVSKPEDIANAIWDAVKNKRSEVVVGPTFLATEVYRLFPGFMHWVMTQNAK, from the coding sequence ATGGCTCCCACCCTTCTCATTACAGGCGCTTCTCAAGGCAGTGGCAAAGCAACAGCACTTTTATTTGCTCGCCAAGGTTACGATGTTGTCCTAGCAGCACGTCAAGCAGACAGATTAGAAGTTGTAGCGCAGGAAATTGAAAACCTCGGTCGTTCTGCTTTAGCTGTTTCTACCGATGTCGGAAATATCGAGCAAGTACAAACGCTGGTCAACAAAGCTCTAGAAAATTTCGGAAATATCGATGTTTTGATTAACAACGCAGGCATCTGTCTCACTGCGCCAATGGAAAGAACTTCTCTGAGTGATTGGCAGCAGATTATGGACACGAATTTTTGGGGATACGTTTACACAATTAATGCTATTTTGCCTCATTTTTTAGAGCGAAACACAGGCACTATTGTCAATGTTGGTTCCTTCGGCGGAAAAATGCCTCTGCCACAAATGACCGCCTATTGTGCCAGCAAATACGCAATCACCGGGTTAACAGAAACCCTTCGCTTGGAACTCGCACCTAAAGGCATCGACGTATCTGCCGTACATCCTGGAGTTATCAACAGTGATTTTATGGAACGCGCTATGTTTCGAGGTAAAGATGAAGCCGAAATAGAATCGCGCCGTCAGCAGATCAAGAAGGTACTTGAATCATCGTGGGTAAGCAAACCGGAAGATATAGCCAATGCGATTTGGGATGCTGTTAAAAATAAACGATCTGAAGTAGTTGTTGGCCCTACATTCCTTGCTACAGAAGTATACCGTTTATTTCCCGGTTTTATGCATTGGGTAATGACTCAAAATGCGAAGTAA
- a CDS encoding gamma-glutamyltransferase family protein, whose translation MQLGNLTKYPYPSGRRVIMGRRGAVATSQPLAALAGMEMLMSGGNAVDAALAMAIALTVLEPTSNGIGGDAFALVWDGKLHGLNASGKSAQALTKEAFNGMDKVPSTGWLPVTVPGAVSAWRKLWERWGKLPFEQLFAPAIRYAEEGFPVSPVTAQAWKRAESIFLPLTRPEFQHFKEVFFPGNRAPEAGEVWGSEWHAKTLRAIASSGGESFYRGEIAQQIANFASDTGGFLTIDDFAKHQADWVEPISTNYRDLTVWEIPPNGQGIAALIALNILEGFDIAKYPRESVESYHLQIEAMKLAFADVHRHIADIRFMTLAAEHLLDKAYAGERRNLINDKAIPIAEPGLPQGGTVYLAASDAELMVSFIQSNFEGFGSGILVPGTGVALHNRGIAFSLEEGHPNQIAPSKRPFHTIIPGFLSQNGQPLGPFGVMGGPMQPQGHLQVVVNLADYRMNPQAALDAPRWHFVSGKRVLLEQAVSQEIAQALSEKGHEVRVTKDVALFGKGQIILRQNRVLIAASEPRADGMAIAY comes from the coding sequence ATGCAGCTAGGAAACTTGACAAAATATCCGTACCCTTCAGGAAGACGGGTGATTATGGGGCGGCGGGGTGCGGTGGCGACAAGTCAACCCCTAGCTGCTTTAGCTGGTATGGAAATGCTGATGTCTGGAGGAAATGCAGTAGATGCGGCATTGGCGATGGCGATCGCACTTACTGTACTCGAACCCACCTCCAACGGCATCGGTGGAGACGCTTTCGCCCTAGTTTGGGATGGCAAATTGCACGGTTTAAATGCTTCTGGAAAAAGCGCCCAAGCTCTCACTAAAGAAGCATTTAACGGCATGGATAAAGTACCATCTACCGGATGGTTACCTGTCACAGTTCCCGGTGCGGTTTCTGCTTGGAGAAAGTTGTGGGAACGCTGGGGAAAATTGCCCTTCGAGCAGTTATTTGCGCCAGCAATTCGCTATGCTGAGGAAGGGTTTCCAGTATCGCCAGTAACGGCACAAGCTTGGAAAAGAGCCGAAAGCATCTTTCTTCCTCTCACTCGTCCGGAATTTCAACATTTTAAAGAAGTGTTTTTTCCTGGCAACCGCGCCCCAGAAGCGGGGGAAGTTTGGGGAAGTGAGTGGCACGCCAAGACCCTGAGAGCGATCGCATCTTCTGGCGGCGAAAGTTTTTATCGAGGAGAAATAGCCCAGCAAATAGCAAATTTTGCTAGCGATACAGGTGGGTTTTTAACCATAGATGATTTTGCCAAACATCAAGCAGATTGGGTAGAGCCAATTTCCACAAATTATCGCGATTTAACTGTTTGGGAAATCCCCCCCAACGGACAAGGCATAGCTGCCTTAATAGCTTTAAACATTTTAGAAGGTTTCGATATTGCCAAATATCCCCGCGAATCAGTCGAAAGCTATCATCTCCAAATCGAAGCAATGAAGTTGGCATTTGCCGATGTTCACCGTCATATTGCCGACATTCGGTTTATGACACTCGCCGCAGAACACCTTTTAGACAAAGCTTATGCAGGCGAACGGAGAAACTTAATTAATGATAAAGCTATACCTATAGCTGAACCGGGACTTCCTCAAGGTGGAACCGTTTATTTAGCAGCAAGTGATGCAGAATTAATGGTTTCTTTCATCCAATCAAATTTCGAGGGATTTGGCAGCGGAATACTCGTCCCCGGTACTGGCGTAGCATTGCATAACCGGGGAATCGCTTTCAGTTTAGAAGAAGGACATCCCAACCAAATTGCACCCTCAAAACGTCCGTTTCATACAATTATTCCCGGATTTCTCAGCCAAAACGGTCAACCTTTAGGGCCATTTGGTGTTATGGGAGGGCCAATGCAACCCCAAGGACATCTTCAAGTAGTAGTAAATTTAGCCGATTATAGGATGAATCCGCAAGCAGCTTTAGATGCTCCCAGGTGGCACTTTGTATCGGGAAAAAGAGTACTTTTAGAGCAAGCAGTATCTCAGGAGATAGCACAGGCGCTATCTGAAAAAGGCCACGAAGTTCGAGTGACCAAAGATGTAGCACTGTTTGGTAAAGGTCAGATTATCTTACGCCAAAACAGAGTTTTGATTGCCGCTTCCGAACCACGCGCCGATGGCATGGCAATAGCATACTAA
- a CDS encoding small RNA NsiR4-regulated ssr1528 family protein, whose translation MSSEKTSTSQSTTGADAIDEAIAQGIDFDGSPIPLAKLELYRQVMGLEAGRQRSGVSNTMRSRIVRIGAKHIAQAELNQMLIDADFAPLKEKEIAFYYGGK comes from the coding sequence ATGTCGTCCGAAAAAACATCAACTTCCCAATCAACCACAGGTGCAGATGCTATTGATGAAGCGATCGCCCAAGGAATAGACTTTGACGGTAGCCCCATTCCGCTTGCCAAACTGGAACTCTATCGCCAGGTGATGGGGTTGGAAGCAGGACGGCAAAGAAGCGGTGTATCGAATACGATGCGATCGCGCATTGTTCGCATCGGCGCTAAACACATTGCCCAAGCAGAACTCAACCAAATGTTAATAGACGCCGACTTTGCACCCCTCAAAGAGAAAGAAATTGCTTTTTACTATGGCGGGAAATAG
- a CDS encoding hypervirulence associated TUDOR domain-containing protein → MTDELKKGDRVEWKTSQGTTTGEVKEKLTSATDIKGHHVAASEDNPEYLVESDKSGKEAAHKPQSLQKIKGNKK, encoded by the coding sequence TTGACTGACGAACTGAAAAAAGGCGATCGCGTCGAGTGGAAAACCTCTCAAGGTACTACCACTGGCGAGGTGAAGGAAAAACTTACTTCTGCGACCGATATTAAAGGACACCATGTTGCTGCGTCAGAAGATAACCCGGAATATCTGGTAGAAAGCGATAAATCTGGAAAAGAGGCTGCTCACAAACCACAATCTTTGCAAAAAATCAAGGGTAATAAGAAGTAA